The sequence below is a genomic window from bacterium.
GGCGCGACCCGGCGAAGCGCCGGGGAGATCGAGCGGCGAAGCTTCCAGAGATCGTCCCGGCCGACCGCGTCGGAGGCCCGTCGGACCGCCAGGGCTCCGCAGGCGCGGCACGCCTCCTCCAGGCGGTCCGCTTCCCGCGCGGCGAAATCGGGCGTCCCGTCCACCTCGAGCAGGAGGGCGCTCCCCGTCCCCTCCGGAAGGGACATGGGGGCGTTGGCCTGGACGCAGTCGATCGCGGTCCGGTCCATGATCTCCATCGCGGAAGGCGTGACCCTCGCGGCGACGACGGCGTTCACGGCGCCGACGGCATCTCCGTTCCCGGAGAAGAACGCCAGCAGCGTGACCGCCGCCTCGGGGTGCGGCAGGAGGCGAAGCGTCGCCCGCGTGACAATACCGAGCGTGCCCTCGGAGCCCACGATCATCCGTGTGAGGTCGTACCCCACGACACCCTTCGCCGTGGCAACGCCGGTGCGGAGGAGTTCCCCCGTCCCCAGCACCGCTTCGAGGCCGAGGACGTAGTCCCGGGTGACGCCGTACTTGACGGCGGACATCCCGCCCGAGCACTCGGCGATGTTCCCGCCGATGGTGCTGAACTTGAGGGACGCCGGATCCGGCGGGTAGAAGAGCCCGTGCTTCTTCGCCTCGACCTTGAGCGTCTCCGTCACCACTCCCGGCTCGACGACGGCGTACAGGTTCTCCGTGTCGATCGCAACGATCCGGTCCATCCGTTCCGTGGAGAGGACGACCCCGCCGTGAACGGGCAGCGAACCGCCCGAAAACCCGGAACCGGCGCCGCGCGGAACAACGGGGAACCGATGACGATTGGCGAGGAGGACGGTCTGCCGAACCTCTTCGGCGTTTATGGGGTAGATGACGGCATCGGGCAGGAACTTCTTCCCCGTGGCGTCGAACGAGTAGCAGATGCGCGTCTCGAGGGTGGTCCGCAGGCGTTCGCCGAACAGGTTCCCCAGCGCGGAAAGGGCTTCGGGATTCATCAGGAAAGTGTACCACGCGTCCGCGCCCACTCTT
It includes:
- a CDS encoding FAD-linked oxidase C-terminal domain-containing protein, which encodes MGADAWYTFLMNPEALSALGNLFGERLRTTLETRICYSFDATGKKFLPDAVIYPINAEEVRQTVLLANRHRFPVVPRGAGSGFSGGSLPVHGGVVLSTERMDRIVAIDTENLYAVVEPGVVTETLKVEAKKHGLFYPPDPASLKFSTIGGNIAECSGGMSAVKYGVTRDYVLGLEAVLGTGELLRTGVATAKGVVGYDLTRMIVGSEGTLGIVTRATLRLLPHPEAAVTLLAFFSGNGDAVGAVNAVVAARVTPSAMEIMDRTAIDCVQANAPMSLPEGTGSALLLEVDGTPDFAAREADRLEEACRACGALAVRRASDAVGRDDLWKLRRSISPALRRVAPVKLNEDIVVPRSRLADMFAFLRDLSGRKNVRIVNFGHAGDGNIHVNIMISGTDADETRRADEAVEEVFRKTVEMGGTISGEHGVGISKAPFFEMEVGPLGVAVMKRLKGCFDPNGILNPGKIFLEEAAVRG